A portion of the Deltaproteobacteria bacterium genome contains these proteins:
- a CDS encoding LysE family transporter, with product MTNVDWIGFTVASLAVVLAPGPGSVFVAKTAGSVGARAGRMAMFGIMLGDTCLIMLSLLGISALFMTHPSLFHAVRLIGAGYLIFLGLQSIFANRKNKSVVPQDSALSLRRALTITLLNPKAVFFFMAFFPVFIQSAQGGLLVPYVGMTFVFMAISFTYLCILSHVSSRVGVAFQESHTIQSITRKVCGWLFIGFGIKVAVASR from the coding sequence ATGACAAATGTTGACTGGATAGGATTTACCGTTGCTTCGTTAGCCGTTGTGCTTGCGCCCGGTCCCGGCTCTGTTTTCGTGGCTAAGACAGCCGGATCTGTAGGTGCGAGAGCAGGACGCATGGCCATGTTCGGCATCATGCTCGGTGACACATGTTTGATCATGCTCTCTCTACTCGGCATTTCTGCGCTTTTCATGACACACCCATCACTTTTTCACGCTGTTCGCCTGATTGGTGCCGGCTATCTGATTTTTCTCGGCTTGCAGTCAATCTTCGCCAATCGGAAAAACAAGTCAGTGGTTCCTCAGGATTCTGCTTTGTCTTTGCGGAGAGCTCTCACGATTACGCTGCTCAATCCCAAAGCCGTATTTTTCTTTATGGCGTTTTTTCCGGTATTTATTCAATCTGCTCAAGGTGGACTACTTGTTCCATATGTCGGCATGACCTTTGTTTTCATGGCGATCAGCTTCACATATCTCTGCATTCTCAGCCATGTCTCATCCAGAGTTGGCGTGGCATTTCAAGAAAGTCACACGATTCAGTCAATCACACGGAAGGTGTGCGGATGGCTGTTTATTGGTTTTGGGATAAAAGTGGCAGTTGCATCGAGGTGA
- a CDS encoding FadR family transcriptional regulator: protein MMFKPIKKTRVYEEIVAKVTEMINNGILKEGDQLPGERELAETFSVSRSSLREALRTLESQGFLESRQGNGTYVASQPVELLVKPFASVILSEKGAQSELFEMRRLIEPQVAYLAAERATSEEIDQMEKILADQESQVAGGGTGTDVDKAFHYALAEATKNRILLRMMDAAMEFFSESRDNYLQIKGRPEKSLVRHKEMLNAIKAGEKKLAAGIMREHLEDIESSLFEVKDRKISAKSVGKSN, encoded by the coding sequence ATGATGTTCAAGCCGATCAAAAAGACGAGGGTGTACGAGGAGATTGTCGCAAAAGTGACCGAGATGATTAACAATGGCATTCTCAAGGAGGGTGACCAGCTTCCGGGGGAGCGGGAGTTGGCGGAGACGTTCAGCGTAAGCAGATCGTCCCTTAGGGAAGCTCTCCGAACACTTGAGAGCCAGGGGTTTCTGGAAAGCCGGCAGGGAAACGGGACATACGTGGCCAGCCAGCCCGTCGAGCTGTTGGTGAAACCCTTTGCCTCTGTAATCCTTTCTGAAAAGGGTGCGCAGAGTGAACTGTTCGAGATGCGGCGGTTAATAGAACCTCAGGTCGCCTATCTGGCTGCCGAACGGGCCACATCTGAAGAGATTGACCAGATGGAAAAAATCCTTGCCGATCAGGAATCGCAGGTTGCCGGGGGAGGGACAGGCACGGATGTTGATAAGGCGTTTCATTACGCGTTGGCTGAGGCGACAAAAAACAGGATTCTTCTGCGTATGATGGACGCCGCCATGGAGTTTTTCAGCGAGAGCCGTGATAACTACCTGCAGATAAAGGGAAGGCCGGAAAAATCCCTTGTTCGCCACAAAGAGATGCTCAACGCCATTAAAGCGGGGGAGAAGAAGCTCGCGGCCGGTATAATGCGTGAGCACCTCGAGGATATCGAGAGCAGTCTGTTTGAGGTAAAAGACAGGAAAATCTCGGCGAAGTCCGTCGGTAAAAGCAACTGA
- a CDS encoding cation-binding protein, with the protein MKTDVTKVLVEEHRLILRMIALLEKNCELLERRRFADWQFFLYAVDFIRHYADQFHHAKEEDTLFTALVENGMPEDNSPVAAMLMEHDQGRAFVRGLEQAATKALAGNKGQETAILENARGYAALLRDHINKEDNILYPLSERILPEDMRPGILTAYRRAEGSVPADFVSRYRQMVERYEERTTG; encoded by the coding sequence GTGAAAACAGATGTGACAAAGGTGCTGGTGGAAGAACACCGGCTGATTCTGCGTATGATCGCCCTGCTTGAAAAGAACTGTGAACTTCTGGAGCGGAGACGTTTTGCCGACTGGCAGTTTTTTCTCTACGCGGTGGACTTCATCCGTCACTACGCCGACCAATTTCACCACGCCAAGGAGGAGGACACACTCTTCACCGCCCTGGTCGAAAACGGCATGCCGGAAGATAATTCACCGGTAGCTGCGATGCTCATGGAGCACGACCAGGGACGCGCCTTCGTCCGGGGTCTGGAACAGGCAGCCACAAAGGCGCTGGCTGGAAATAAAGGGCAGGAGACGGCAATCCTCGAGAATGCCCGAGGCTACGCAGCCCTGCTGCGCGATCATATCAACAAGGAGGACAACATACTCTACCCGCTCTCCGAGCGGATTCTCCCCGAAGACATGCGGCCGGGGATACTGACCGCCTACCGCCGGGCTGAAGGGTCGGTGCCTGCCGATTTCGTGAGCCGTTACCGGCAGATGGTGGAACGCTACGAAGAGCGTACCACAGGCTGA
- a CDS encoding iron-sulfur cluster-binding oxidoreductase, producing the protein MSDLPCGCPGSNLRTIDRPETEQPETGVLQSELRQWPTQLTLVPPTAPWLQDADLLVAADCVPFAYADFHREFIKGRVLVNACPKLDDCGPYIEKLTAMFQQNNIRSVTVPIMEVPCCRGLAAVVQQAISASGKDVPLEVVIVGVDGELRN; encoded by the coding sequence ATGAGTGATCTGCCCTGTGGATGCCCGGGTTCCAACCTGCGCACCATCGACCGTCCCGAAACCGAACAACCGGAAACCGGCGTCCTTCAGTCCGAGCTGCGCCAGTGGCCGACCCAACTGACCCTGGTACCGCCCACCGCGCCCTGGCTCCAGGATGCCGATCTGCTGGTCGCCGCCGACTGCGTCCCTTTCGCCTACGCCGACTTCCACCGCGAATTCATAAAGGGACGGGTACTGGTCAACGCCTGCCCCAAACTTGACGACTGCGGCCCCTACATCGAGAAACTGACCGCCATGTTCCAGCAGAACAACATCCGTTCGGTCACGGTGCCGATCATGGAAGTCCCCTGCTGTCGTGGATTGGCGGCCGTAGTCCAGCAGGCGATCTCCGCCTCGGGAAAGGATGTCCCCCTGGAGGTTGTAATCGTCGGCGTGGACGGTGAGTTGAGGAACTGA